Proteins from one Nymphalis io chromosome 23, ilAglIoxx1.1, whole genome shotgun sequence genomic window:
- the LOC126777544 gene encoding autophagy-related protein 13 homolog isoform X1 — protein sequence MAPDAAFSNISDKNEFTKFAKFLAYKGVQVIVESRKGVKIEPNSKMNTSDSDWFNLQIPDSPEVNQATKNALPSDRILETIKSQLHVEISVQTEDGDEMVLELWTLELDDTQFDTSLKAMNTVYFRMGILLKSLITITRITPAYHLSRKQRTESFTIFYRVYNGEPKLKTLGDSVKKIQAGLLKTPLGGLCFTVSYRTNFSISPNRSQTDKTLLLKSDHFELSPKHVIFESKKKKEKEHKSSQVDLNKPLRLPAFVDEVLIQQVIKDFFEQIPIPVCRVRPKPKTPEEIVIDCKSTQELDMNAMSRSPNSLELPPKKFPGFRSETEPPLKLLHFPFAADHPIRELAEFYKDFFNAPHLKLADDYSTRTITTDYQEAEIASDDLSKDLALHESSLLEFDELLADMCRSAEWSGN from the coding sequence ATGGCGCCAGATGCAGCTTTTTCAAATATAAGTGACAAGAATGAGTTCACGAAATTCGCTAAATTCCTCGCCTATAAAGGTGTTCAAGTAATCGTTGAATCGAGGAAAGGTGTCAAAATTGAGCCGAACAGCAAAATGAACACATCAGATTCTGATTGGTTCAACCTTCAGATACCAGATTCGCCTGAGGTCAATCAGGCAACCAAAAATGCCCTACCTTCGGATAGAATACTGGAAACAATTAAGTCACAACTTCACGTTGAGATATCCGTACAAACTGAGGATGGAGATGAAATGGTCCTGGAGTTATGGACTTTGGAACTAGACGATACACAATTTGACACGTCGCTGAAAGCTATGAACACAGTATACTTTCGAATGGGTATCCTCCTAAAGTCGTTGATAACTATAACAAGAATAACCCCTGCATATCATCTATCTAGGAAGCAAAGGACAGAATCATTCACAATATTCTACAGAGTATACAACGGGGAACCGAAACTTAAAACGCTGGGTGACTCGGTTAAGAAAATCCAAGCAGGATTATTAAAAACACCTTTGGGTGGTTTATGCTTTACCGTGTCATATAGAACTAACTTTTCGATATCGCCTAATCGTTCTCAAACCGATAAAACACTTCTGTTGAAGAGCGATCACTTCGAATTGAGTCCGAAACATGTTATTTTCGAAtccaaaaagaaaaaagaaaaggaaCATAAGTCGTCTCaagttgatttaaataaacCCCTCCGATTACCGGCGTTCGTTGATGAGGTACTTATCCAACAAGTtatcaaagatttttttgaGCAAATACCGATTCCAGTTTGCAGAGTGCGACCAAAACCGAAAACTCCAGAGGAAATTGTAATAGATTGCAAAAGTACACAAGAGTTGGATATGAATGCCATGTCGAGGAGTCCGAATTCACTGGAATTGCCTCCGAAAAAGTTTCCTGGTTTCCGAAGTGAGACAGAGCCACCATTAAAATTACTACACTTTCCATTCGCCGCTGACCATCCTATTCGCGAGCTGGCTGAAttttataaggatttttttaatgctCCTCATTTGAAGTTGGCTGATGATTACTCGACGAGGACTATAACTACAGATTATCAGGAAGCTGAAATTGCAAGCGACGACCTCTCAAAAGACCTGGCATTACACGAAAGTTCGTTACTGGAATTTGATGAGTTGCTGGCCGACATGTGTAGATCAGCGGAGTGGAGTGGAAATTAA
- the LOC126777493 gene encoding cleavage and polyadenylation specificity factor subunit 1, which produces MFSICRQTHPATGIEHAISCCFFNNDEVCLITAGANIIKVFRLLPEGHTKEVNAAGQPIPPKMKLECLATYTLWGNVMSIASVKCPSAGRDLLLVSFKEAKLSVLQYDLQTNNLITLSMHYFEEDDMKGGWTTHPHIPWIRVDPEFRCAVMLLYGRKLAVLPFRKDITSEEGDPLEAKPLADSKKNQPAQPMTRAPTLASYVIVLKDLDEKIDNVLDIQFLYGYYEPTLLLLYEPVRTFPGRTAVRSDTCAMAGVSLNMSARVHPVIWATGGLPFDCLQAVPVQKPLGGCLIMAVNSLIYLNQSVPPYGVSLNSIATHTTNFPLRIQEGVCVTLDGARVAWLGDTRLALALRGGQLYVLTLLSDSVRSVRSFHLDRAAASVLTSCMCVIEEDFLFLGSRLGNSLLLRVTERENRMLFSVDKPLEATVDLTVSESDKERETAAAAAAAAPVAATTTKEPQKETSDPSAKKRRMDTISDCVASNVIEISDKDELEVYGSDIRTSTQLTSYVFEVCDSLLNICPIGDASMGELQLQAEPARRPDAPPLELVCCSGRAKNGALTVLQRSVRPQRVTAFDLPGCVDMWTVIGEAGEGARDAHRDMEGSHAYLLLAQEDATMVLQTGQEINEVDNSGFMTSAPTVFAGNLGNNKFMVQVTTCAIRLVRNGALVQSVSLEWCARSAAAADPYLCVVSTCGRALVLALRELRARDAASARLAPTRQGVAARLRRAVPYRDLSGLFAPVDTPQVKGEFTGKVKGKNVKAEGFKPDTVYELNDEDELLYGGDQTPASMASILLQEQSLSAGVPRRASRWWRAGLQEHKPSYWLFVVRDNGNLEIYSLPEMRLAFLVRDVCAGERVLADSLESVPIMTDMADEEELNTGHSTNVDSLQEILVVGLGYKGSRVLMLLRLDDQIMIYQAYKYPRGNLKLRFSRVSAAFSFGYRGAPPRAADVPDVRQLRYFGNVGGYNGVFICGHNPYFLLLGARGELRLHPLCPDEGSVSSFASFNNTNCPQGFLYFNAKGSLRISLLATHLSYEAAWAVRKVPLRETPHAVTYHAESRTYCLVCSAAAPSPSYFRFNGEDKERADESKGDRFPYPMTEKFAVMLFSPVSWEVIPNTRIELDEWEHVTCLKNVSLSYEGTRSGLRGYIAIGTNYNYGEDITSRGRIIIYDIIDVVPEPGQPLTKNRFKEIYAKEQKGPVTALTQVLGFLISAVGQKIYIWQLKDNELVGVAFIDTQIYVHRMLAVKNLILVADVYKSISLLRYQDQHRTLSLVSRDFRTAQIYDMEFMVDNTSLGFLVSEAEGNFALFMYQPQARESYGGQRLIRKCDYHVGQQVHAMFRIAARDSTTRHCTVYTTLDGGLGYVLPVSEKVYRRLLMLQNVMNNYCCHIAGLNPRAYRTYKSARRCVGGGAARGVLDGDLVALYTGMPRADQHDIAKKIGTKVEEILGDLYEIDRLTAHF; this is translated from the exons ATGTTTTCCATTTGTCGGCAAACTCATCCTGCTACGGGTATAGAGCATGCAATAAGTTGTTGCTTCTTCAATAATGACGAAGTATGTCTTATTACCGCTGGtgcaaatattattaaggtTTTCAGGCTTTTGCCTGAAGGACACACGAAGGAGGTTAACGCCG CTGGTCAACCCATTCCGCCTAAAATGAAATTAGAATGTTTAGCAACATATACACTATGGGGCAATGTTATGTCTATTGCCTCTGTTAAATGTCCGAGTGCTGGTCGCGATTTATTACTTGTTTCATTCAAAGAGGCAAAGCTCTCAGTATTACAATATGATCTGCAGACAAATAATCTGATAACACTAAGCATGCATTATTTTGAAGAGGATGATATGAAG GGTGGATGGACAACTCACCCACATATACCATGGATCAGGGTGGATCCAGAGTTTCGTTGTGCGGTCATGTTGTTATATGGACGGAAATTAGCAGTATTACCATTCAGGAAAGATATAACTTCTGAAGAAGGTGATCCTTTGGAGGCTAAACCACTGGCTGATAGTAAGAAAAAT CAACCTGCACAGCCAATGACTAGAGCACCTACACTGGCGTCGTATGTCATCGTCTTAAAAGATCTCGATGAGAAGATAGACAATGTTCTTGATATACAATTTTTGTATGGATACTATGAGCCAACACTTCTATTGTTGTATGAACCTGTTAGGACTTTTCCTGG tcGCACAGCAGTGCGTAGCGACACATGTGCGATGGCCGGTGTCAGCTTGAACATGAGCGCTAGAGTCCATCCAGTCATCTGGGCCACAGGTGGTCTGCCTTTTGACTGTTTACAGGCTGTTCCCGTACAGAAACCACTAG gcgGGTGCTTAATAATGGCTGTTAACtcgttaatatatttgaatcaaTCCGTTCCTCCATATGGAGTATCGTTGAACAGCATCGCCACACATACGACCAACTTTCCATTAC GCATCCAGGAGGGCGTGTGCGTGACGCTGGACGGCGCGCGCGTGGCGTGGCTGGGCGACACGCGGCTGGCGCTGGCGCTGCGCGGCGGGCAGCTCTACGTGCTCACGCTGCTGTCCGACTCCGTGCGCTCCGTGCGCAGCTTCCACCTCGACCGCGCCGCCGCCTCCGTGCTCACCTCCTGC ATGTGTGTGATAGAGGAGGACTTCCTGTTCCTCGGCTCCCGTCTCGGGAACTCGCTGCTGCTTAGAGTCACGGAGAGAGAAAATCGGATGCTCTTCTCCGTCGATAAGCCGCTCGAGGCCACGGTCGATCTCACCGTATCCGAATCAG ataaaGAGAGGGAaaccgccgccgccgccgccgccgccgcccctgTCGCCGCCACCACCACCAAGGAACCTCAAAAGGAGACGTCGGACCCGAGCGCTAAGAAGCGACGCATGGACACGATCAGCGACTGCGTGGCCAGCAACGTGATCGAGATCTCGGACAAGGACGAGCTGGAGGTGTACGGGTCCGACATCCGCACGTCGACGCAGCTCACGAGCTACGTGTTCGAGGTGTGCGACTCGCTGCTCAACATCTGCCCCATCGGCGACGCGTCCATGGGCGAGCTGCAGCTGCAGGCCGAGCCCGCCCGCCGGCCCGACGCGCCGCCGCTGGAGCTCGTGTGCTGCAGCGGCCGCGCCAAGAACGGCGCGCTCACCGTGCTGCAGCGCTCCGTGCGCCCGCAGCGCGTCACGGCCTTCGACCTGCCGG GCTGCGTGGACATGTGGACGGTGATCGGCGAGGCGGGCGAGGGGGCTCGGGACGCGCACCGCGATATGGAAGGCTCGCACGCCTACTTGCTGCTGGCACAGGAAGACGCTACCATG GTCCTGCAGACGGGTCAGGAGATCAACGAGGTGGACAATTCGGGGTTCATGACGAGTGCGCCCACAGTGTTCGCAGGGAATCTCGGCAACAACAAGTTTATGGTGCAAGTGACGACGTGCGCTATAAGACTCGTACGCA ACGGCGCGCTGGTGCAGTCCGTCTCGCTGGAGTGGTGCGCGCGCAGTGCGGCGGCGGCCGACCCGTACCTGTGCGTCGTGTCCACGTGCGGCCGCGCGCTCGTGCTGGCGCTGCGGGAGCTGCGCGCGCGCGACGCCGCG TCGGCGCGGCTGGCGCCCACGCGGCAGGGCGTGGCGGCTCGGCTGCGGCGCGCCGTGCCCTACCGCGACCTCAGCGGCCTGTTCGCGCCCGTCGACACGCCGCAG GTGAAGGGCGAATTTACCGGCAAGGTGAAAGGGAAGAACGTAAAGGCGGAGGGATTCAAACCGGATACGGTGTACGAGTTGAACGACGAAGACGAATTACTTTATGGTGGGGACCAAACGCCAGCCTCTATGGCCAGT ATCCTGCTGCAGGAGCAGTCGCTGAGCGCCGGCGTCCCGCGCCGCGCGTCCCGCTGGTGGCGCGCGGGGCTGCAGGAGCACAAGCCGTCCTACTGGCTGTTCGTGGTGCGCGACAACGGCAACCTGGAGATATACTCGCTGCCGGAGATGCGCCTCGCCTTCCTCGTGCGAGACGTCTGCGCCGGCGAGCGG GTGTTAGCTGACAGTCTAGAGTCAGTGCCGATCATGACCGACATGGCGGACGAAGAGGAACTGAACACTGGCCACAGCACCAACGTTGACAGCCTCCAGGAAATCTTAGTGGTCGGTCTCGGCTACAAGGGCTCCAGGGTACTGATGCTATTGCGTCTCGACGACCAGATCATGATTTACCAG GCGTACAAGTACCCCCGCGGGAACCTGAAGCTGCGCTTCTCGCGCGTGTCGGCGGCCTTCTCGTTCGGGTACCGCGGGGCCCCCCCGCGCGCCGCTGACGTGCCCGACGTGCGCCAGCTGCGATACTTCG GTAACGTTGGCGGTTACAATGGGGTGTTTATTTGCGGTCACAACCCTTACTTCCTACTATTGGGTGCTCGAGGTGAACTCAGATTGCACCCTCTATGTCCCGACGAGGGATCGGTCTCCTCGTTTGCATCCTTCAATAATACCAACTGCCCACAGGGATTTTTGTACTTTAACGCTAAG GGCTCGCTGCGCATCTCGCTGCTGGCCACGCACCTGTCGTACGAGGCGGCGTGGGCGGTGCGCAAGGTGCCGCTGCGCGAGACGCCGCACGCCGTGACGTACCACGCCGAGTCGCGCACGTACTGCCTCGTGTGCTCCGCGGCCGCGCCCTCGCCCTCCTACTTCCGCTTCAACGGCGAGGACAAGGAGCGCGCCGACGAGAGCAAGGGCGACCG GTTCCCGTACCCCATGACGGAAAAGTTTGCAGTGATGCTGTTCTCGCCGGTCTCGTGGGAGGTGATACCGAACACGCGGATAGAACTCGACGAGTGGGAACATGTCACCTGTTTGAAGAACGTGTCGCTATCGTACGAGGGCACGAG GTCTGGTCTTCGAGGTTACATCGCGATAGGGACGAATTACAACTACGGTGAAGATATTACGTCTAGAGGAAGG ATAATCATATACGATATAATAGACGTCGTACCCGAACCGGGCCAGCCGCTAACCAAGAACAGGTTTAAGGAAATATACGCGAAAGAACAGAAGGGCCCGGTCACGGCTCTCACGCAAGTTCTCGGGTTTTTGATATCAGCTGTCGGACAAAag atctACATATGGCAACTCAAAGACAATGAACTGGTGGGCGTGGCGTTCATAGACACGCAGATTTACGTGCACAGGATGCTAGCTGTGAAGAATTTAATCTTAGTAGCGGATGTGTATAAATCGATATCTTTATTGAGGTATCAGGATCAGCACAGAACACTCTCGCTAGTGTCGAGAGATTTCAGGACGGCTCAG ATTTACGACATGGAGTTCATGGTGGACAACACGAGTCTCGGCTTCCTCGTGAGCGAGGCGGAAGGGAATTTCGCGCTCTTCATGTACCAGCCGCAGGCCAGGGAGAGTTATGGAG GTCAGCGCCTGATCCGCAAGTGCGACTACCACGTGGGGCAGCAGGTGCACGCCATGTTCCGCATCGCGGCGCGCGACTCCACCACCCGCCACTGCACCGTCTACA CGACCCTCGACGGTGGTCTGGGCTACGTGCTGCCGGTCTCCGAGAAGGTTTACAGGAGACTGCTGATGTTGCAGAACGTGATGAACAACTACTGCTGTCATATCGCTGGATTGAATCCAAGAGCGTACAG GACGTACAAGAGCGCGCGGCGCTGCgtgggcggcggcgcggcgcgcggcgtGCTGGACGGAGACCTCGTCGCGCTCTACACCGGGATGCCGCGCGCCGACCAGCACGAC ATTGCTAAGAAAATAGGTACGAAGGTGGAAGAAATATTGGGAGATCTCTACGAGATAGACAGACTGACCgctcatttttag
- the LOC126777544 gene encoding MIP18 family protein galla-1 isoform X2: MISFFSKLSLKNSETPAEELAKPAYMDKSATLQELGYKDDNDLRETIYDFLRTIRDPEKPNTLEDLKVVYEEGIFVKEPTADKVPVLRVEYNPTVPHCSLATLIGLCIRIKILRSIHHPVKLDIFIKKGAHTTEDEINKQINDKERIAAAMENPNLRNLVENCIADEG, encoded by the exons ATGATATCGTTCTTCTCGAAACTGTCGTTGAAGAACTCAGAAACGCCGGCTGAAGAATTAGCTAAACCTGCGTATATGGACAAAAGTGCTACATTGCAGGAGCTCGGGTACAAAGACGATAATGACCTGAGAGAGACAATATATG ACTTTTTGCGGACAATACGGGACCCAGAGAAGCCGAATACGTTAGAGGATCTCAAGGTTGTTTATGAAGAAGGAATATTTGTTAAGGAGCCCACAGCTGATAAAGTTCCAGTTCTACGGGTGGAGTACAATCCCACGGTGCCCCACTGCTCACTGGCGACACTCATTGGACTATgcattagaattaaaatattgagatCAATACATCACCCTGtgaaattagatatttttataaagaaggGAGCTCACACAACAGAAGATGAAA TTAACAAGCAAATCAACGACAAGGAGAGGATTGCAGCCGCGATGGAAAATCCTAATTTAAGGAACCTCGTAGAAAACTGCATCGCTGACGAAGGATAA
- the LOC126777600 gene encoding 40S ribosomal protein S11 isoform X2, with amino-acid sequence MADQTEKAFQKQATVFLNRKGGMKRKDMRHHKNVGLGFKTPREAIEGTYIDKKCPFTGNVSIRGRILTGVVQKMKMQRTIVIRRDYLHYLPKYNRFEKRHRNMSVHLSPCFRDVELGDIVTIGECRPLSKTVRFNVLKVSKGKGSKKSFKKF; translated from the exons ATGGCGGATCAG acagagaaagcGTTTCAGAAACAGGCGACAGTCTTCCTCAACCGGAAGGGGGGTATGAAGAGGAAGGATATGAGACATCATAAGAATGTCGGTCTAGGTTTCAAGACACCACGAGAG GCGATAGAAGGCACCTACATTGACAAAAAGTGCCCATTCACCGGTAATGTTTCCATCCGTGGACGTATCCTCACCGGTGTAGTCCAAAAGATGAAGATGCAACGCACAATCGTCATCAGGCGTGACTACTTGCACTACCTACCCAAATACAACAGATTCGAGAAGCGACACAGAAATATGTCTGTTCATTTGTCACCTTGCTTCAG GGATGTGGAACTCGGAGACATTGTCACGATCGGAGAATGCAGGCCACTCTCCAAGACTGTGAGGTTCAACGTGCTGAAGGTTTCCAAGGGCAAAGGGTCCAAGAAATCGTTCAAAAAATtctaa
- the LOC126777600 gene encoding 40S ribosomal protein S11 isoform X1, whose protein sequence is MADQTERSFQKQPTVFLNRKKGIGVKRSRKPLRYHKDVGLGFKTPREAIEGTYIDKKCPFTGNVSIRGRILTGVVQKMKMQRTIVIRRDYLHYLPKYNRFEKRHRNMSVHLSPCFRDVELGDIVTIGECRPLSKTVRFNVLKVSKGKGSKKSFKKF, encoded by the exons ATGGCGGATCAG ACCGAACGTTCATTCCAAAAGCAACCGACGGTCTTCTTGAACCGTAAGAAAGGCATTGGTGTGAAAAGGAGCCGGAAGCCATTGAGATACCACAAAGATGTGGGACTCGGCTTCAAAACACCGAGAGAG GCGATAGAAGGCACCTACATTGACAAAAAGTGCCCATTCACCGGTAATGTTTCCATCCGTGGACGTATCCTCACCGGTGTAGTCCAAAAGATGAAGATGCAACGCACAATCGTCATCAGGCGTGACTACTTGCACTACCTACCCAAATACAACAGATTCGAGAAGCGACACAGAAATATGTCTGTTCATTTGTCACCTTGCTTCAG GGATGTGGAACTCGGAGACATTGTCACGATCGGAGAATGCAGGCCACTCTCCAAGACTGTGAGGTTCAACGTGCTGAAGGTTTCCAAGGGCAAAGGGTCCAAGAAATCGTTCAAAAAATtctaa